The following proteins come from a genomic window of Brevibacillus antibioticus:
- the nagA gene encoding N-acetylglucosamine-6-phosphate deacetylase has product MNQEYALKGKLVADGQELHNGLVVVGNGTITYAGKADEYGKALPDHVVTVEDGWICPGFVDMHMHGIDGYDTMDGTPESLQAISTALARHGVTSFLATTMTAPYVQLEQVLVNIAQNSREGLPAAQVIGIHLEGPWINPRYKGAQKEENIAIPKLDAVQKLYGLSEGLIKVVTIAPEQPEALEAIAWLKERNVIVSAGHTGATFAQATEAVDAGVRHFTHCFNAMTGLHHREPGVVGAAMYHEQLSTELIADGIHVHPAVMKILYRVKTAERLALVSDSMRAAAMGEGTYDLGGQEVHVHDNQAKLADGTLAGSILTLNRAVGNMVTLSGVSLPDAVEMASLTPASILGFGERKGRLTAGYDADITVLNTQFDVIMTFVSGKEVYHQ; this is encoded by the coding sequence GTGAACCAGGAATACGCGCTTAAGGGGAAACTTGTCGCAGATGGACAGGAATTGCATAATGGTCTTGTAGTCGTGGGAAATGGAACGATCACCTATGCTGGCAAGGCTGATGAGTATGGAAAAGCTTTGCCAGATCATGTGGTGACAGTAGAGGATGGCTGGATTTGTCCTGGATTCGTCGATATGCACATGCATGGGATTGACGGATACGACACGATGGACGGGACACCGGAATCCCTTCAGGCCATCTCGACTGCACTCGCGCGGCATGGGGTGACGTCTTTTTTGGCGACGACGATGACGGCTCCCTATGTTCAATTGGAGCAGGTACTGGTAAACATCGCGCAGAACAGCAGGGAAGGGCTTCCGGCGGCACAAGTGATCGGTATCCATCTGGAAGGCCCGTGGATCAATCCTCGTTACAAGGGAGCGCAAAAGGAAGAGAACATCGCGATACCCAAGCTCGATGCCGTGCAAAAGCTCTACGGACTTTCAGAAGGTCTGATCAAGGTCGTGACGATTGCGCCTGAACAACCGGAAGCACTTGAAGCGATTGCTTGGTTAAAAGAACGCAATGTCATCGTGTCTGCTGGACATACAGGCGCTACGTTTGCCCAAGCGACGGAAGCGGTAGATGCAGGCGTACGCCATTTTACACACTGCTTCAATGCCATGACAGGGCTGCATCATCGGGAGCCGGGGGTAGTGGGTGCTGCGATGTATCATGAGCAGTTGAGCACAGAGCTGATCGCAGATGGCATCCATGTGCATCCGGCAGTCATGAAGATTTTGTATCGGGTCAAAACGGCAGAACGGCTCGCGCTCGTCAGCGATTCCATGCGAGCAGCGGCGATGGGCGAAGGGACGTACGACCTTGGTGGACAAGAGGTTCACGTTCACGACAATCAGGCGAAGCTCGCAGATGGGACACTTGCTGGAAGCATCCTGACGCTGAATCGAGCGGTCGGCAATATGGTTACGCTGAGTGGTGTGAGTTTACCGGATGCAGTGGAAATGGCTTCACTGACGCCAGCAAGCATCCTTGGCTTTGGCGAGCGTAAAGGACGTCTGACGGCAGGGTATGATGCGGATATTACGGTATTGAATACACAATTTGACGTGATCATGACTTTCGTTTCGGGTAAAGAAGTTTATCACCAGTGA
- a CDS encoding alpha/beta fold hydrolase gives MVLSLKRKRIRILLILLSVVLLFLFFPSWTPAITDENGAVPPNSIASLENIKLGGIEQSILIRGKDKCNPVLLFLHGGPGYPQIAYARKHQSLLEEDFVVVNWDQRGAGKSYHWGMTDQDMQLDKLISDTAELTVFLKNRFQQQKIFLVGHSWGSLLATLTVQKHPEHYYSYIGVGQVANSPLGEEVSYQYVLEEAKRRQNEQAIRDLESIGPPPYKHPRKDATLERKWVMAFGGSERKTNSYNDLINGVLFAPEYTWLDGVRLALGDSFSRTTLLPQTRQINLSQTVPQLQVPAYYGMGRHDYMTPSSVAYEYYEKLLAPDKQFIWFEESAHFPHFEEPEKFHQMMVQIRDKTMTRSHRLCS, from the coding sequence ATGGTACTATCACTCAAACGTAAGCGAATACGCATTCTGCTGATTTTGCTGTCTGTAGTGTTGCTCTTTCTCTTCTTTCCATCATGGACGCCTGCGATCACGGATGAAAATGGAGCTGTGCCTCCCAACAGTATCGCGTCCTTGGAAAACATAAAACTAGGCGGCATTGAGCAGTCGATTCTCATTCGTGGAAAAGACAAGTGCAATCCGGTGCTCCTCTTTTTGCACGGTGGGCCAGGTTATCCGCAAATCGCGTATGCTAGGAAGCATCAGAGCTTGTTGGAGGAAGATTTTGTTGTCGTAAATTGGGATCAGCGTGGTGCGGGCAAGTCCTATCATTGGGGCATGACCGATCAAGACATGCAGCTCGACAAGCTTATCTCGGATACCGCGGAACTGACTGTTTTCCTCAAGAATAGATTTCAGCAGCAGAAAATATTCCTCGTCGGTCACTCGTGGGGAAGCTTGCTCGCGACGTTGACTGTACAAAAGCATCCCGAGCATTACTACTCCTATATCGGGGTAGGACAGGTAGCGAATTCTCCATTGGGGGAAGAAGTGTCCTACCAGTATGTGCTGGAGGAAGCGAAGCGGCGACAAAACGAGCAAGCTATCCGGGATCTGGAAAGCATTGGTCCGCCACCATATAAACATCCGCGAAAAGACGCGACTCTGGAACGTAAATGGGTCATGGCATTTGGCGGCTCCGAAAGAAAAACAAATTCGTACAACGATTTGATCAATGGCGTATTGTTTGCCCCCGAGTATACGTGGTTGGATGGGGTGCGTCTTGCACTCGGGGATTCTTTTTCCCGAACTACCCTACTCCCGCAAACCAGACAGATAAATTTGTCGCAAACGGTTCCCCAGCTGCAGGTTCCCGCCTATTATGGCATGGGAAGACACGATTATATGACGCCTTCCTCAGTTGCGTACGAGTACTATGAAAAACTGCTCGCGCCAGACAAGCAATTCATTTGGTTCGAGGAATCAGCGCATTTCCCGCATTTTGAAGAGCCAGAAAAGTTTCATCAGATGATGGTGCAGATCAGGGACAAGACGATGACACGCAGTCATCGCCTTTGTTCCTGA
- a CDS encoding serine/threonine protein kinase yields the protein MGQVEQERGLKKGTILQKAYRIKKTISTSELSNVYVVYQMKSKRTLILKEFFPQALAMRDLDHVKVICRRPSLKAKFDMLLDSFWQEATLHKELHHANIIGYIDHFAENGTGYLVVEYCKGKTLDEYVFAQAELDLGAFLHQTVLPLFDGLDYLHKKGIIHRDIKPKNLLVTEAGQPVLIDFGSAIYFESDEPKQIVTTEGYSPLEFYSGQSKQGVVSDIYSLAATLYYCLTKERPVDVAARVIEDTLPSIRTRNPEVPLLLANVIMWGLAVDSKKRCPTLKLFATAIRAEHLIWKGKARFSLRKLPR from the coding sequence ATGGGACAGGTAGAACAGGAAAGAGGTCTGAAAAAAGGCACGATCCTGCAAAAAGCTTATCGGATCAAAAAGACCATTTCCACAAGTGAGCTGTCGAATGTGTATGTGGTCTACCAGATGAAAAGCAAGCGGACACTCATTCTCAAAGAGTTTTTCCCACAAGCATTGGCTATGAGAGATTTGGATCACGTGAAGGTCATTTGTCGCAGACCATCGTTAAAAGCCAAATTCGATATGCTGCTAGATAGCTTTTGGCAAGAGGCAACCCTGCACAAAGAGCTACATCATGCGAATATCATCGGATACATCGACCATTTTGCCGAAAATGGCACAGGTTATCTCGTCGTGGAATATTGCAAAGGGAAGACGCTGGATGAATATGTGTTCGCCCAAGCCGAGCTTGATCTGGGAGCATTTTTGCATCAGACGGTCCTTCCGTTATTTGACGGATTAGACTATTTGCACAAAAAGGGCATCATTCATCGCGATATCAAGCCCAAAAACCTCTTGGTCACCGAAGCTGGCCAGCCTGTGCTGATCGATTTTGGCTCGGCGATCTACTTCGAGAGTGATGAACCCAAGCAGATTGTGACGACAGAAGGATATTCACCTCTTGAGTTTTACTCGGGTCAATCAAAGCAAGGAGTAGTCTCGGATATTTACAGCCTGGCTGCCACGCTGTATTACTGTCTGACCAAAGAACGTCCCGTTGATGTGGCGGCAAGAGTCATTGAGGATACCTTGCCATCGATTCGAACACGAAACCCTGAGGTTCCGCTGCTGTTGGCGAATGTCATTATGTGGGGATTGGCCGTCGACTCGAAAAAAAGATGCCCCACACTCAAGCTGTTTGCGACAGCGATTCGTGCAGAGCATCTGATTTGGAAGGGAAAGGCTCGCTTCTCTCTTAGGAAGCTTCCTCGCTAG
- a CDS encoding VWA domain-containing protein → MYKNRQSTLSLPPLFRMVVIGLLLPMLFLSAPLTAGANGTADAGVDAVFVIDTSNSMNKTDPGKTAAEVMSMFIDMSEATRTRIGFVAYNDRIVQAQSLWNMAEARNREQLKRTIQGLRYSGYSDLGLGLRRGAEMIEKAKDPARKPFLILLSDGGTDLRQNAGGRSLAASNKDVETAISKAKAQGYPIYTIGLNSDGSVQKDQLKKIAEATDGTSFVTQSTDDLPEIFNQIFAKHIQSQLVSVAAMTATGGLQEVTVTIPNSSMQEANIILLSNNPLLESQVYYQSQNVHFMKSKKYSLMKIEKPKKGNYLVKFRGKPGDLVKINLLGNYSLTAGVEVKPEPVIKGNPATFTTYLHHLEGGKRLDDTDVYASMQAELIVSDLTGKKEEKIPMKNLGDSFTVDYVFPHTGKYEWKIFMNGPDFYRETASSVFDITNIAPVAASVNTLTIEKENGEQAIDLGSLYTDANNDKLTYTIVTADPDERFVATIQDAALKLSPEKSGTSEITITATDTEGASVTGPLVITVHSVWDRYITIGVIVLLVAAISYGVYLLTRPKPDFVGRLEGYFMHTASGNDIPVKFWPLASFGKKQRITLQELFTSLDVNEHLPEAQKIYFQPGKNQTLLLVNHSHCTVERGKETMPRHKKLVLQYNDKVYVTFEDRMTEIEIRFKKSSSEEAS, encoded by the coding sequence ATGTACAAAAATCGTCAGTCAACCCTCTCTCTGCCGCCACTTTTTCGAATGGTGGTCATCGGACTGCTCCTTCCCATGCTCTTCTTGTCCGCCCCTCTTACTGCCGGGGCAAATGGAACAGCAGATGCAGGAGTAGACGCGGTCTTTGTCATTGATACGAGTAATTCCATGAACAAAACAGACCCTGGCAAGACAGCCGCAGAGGTCATGAGTATGTTCATTGATATGAGCGAAGCCACGCGTACCCGCATTGGCTTTGTCGCTTATAATGATCGGATTGTACAAGCTCAATCTCTATGGAATATGGCCGAAGCAAGAAATCGGGAACAGCTCAAGCGAACCATTCAAGGGTTGCGTTACTCTGGGTATTCAGATTTGGGACTCGGTTTGCGCAGAGGGGCAGAGATGATTGAAAAAGCAAAGGACCCGGCTCGCAAGCCATTTTTGATCCTTCTGTCAGACGGGGGAACCGATTTGCGGCAAAATGCGGGTGGCAGGAGTTTGGCAGCATCCAACAAGGACGTGGAGACAGCTATCTCGAAGGCAAAAGCGCAAGGCTATCCGATTTATACGATTGGTCTCAATAGCGATGGCTCCGTCCAGAAGGATCAGCTAAAAAAAATCGCAGAGGCAACAGACGGAACTTCCTTTGTCACACAAAGTACGGATGATCTGCCCGAAATCTTCAATCAGATTTTTGCCAAGCATATTCAATCGCAGCTCGTATCGGTGGCGGCCATGACAGCTACCGGGGGCTTGCAGGAAGTAACCGTGACCATTCCTAACAGCAGCATGCAGGAAGCGAACATTATCCTATTGTCGAACAATCCGCTGCTGGAATCGCAAGTGTACTATCAATCGCAAAATGTGCATTTTATGAAGTCAAAAAAATATTCGCTGATGAAAATAGAAAAGCCGAAGAAGGGAAACTATCTCGTTAAATTTAGAGGCAAACCCGGGGATTTGGTGAAAATCAATTTACTGGGGAATTACAGCTTGACGGCTGGTGTAGAGGTAAAGCCTGAACCTGTTATCAAAGGGAATCCTGCCACGTTTACTACCTATCTCCACCATCTGGAGGGTGGCAAACGACTGGATGACACGGATGTGTACGCATCCATGCAAGCTGAACTGATCGTATCTGATCTCACGGGGAAAAAAGAAGAGAAGATCCCGATGAAAAACCTTGGCGATAGCTTTACAGTCGACTACGTCTTCCCTCACACGGGCAAGTACGAGTGGAAAATCTTTATGAACGGCCCGGACTTTTATCGCGAGACGGCTTCAAGCGTGTTTGATATCACGAATATCGCGCCAGTTGCTGCCTCAGTAAATACCTTGACGATCGAGAAGGAAAACGGCGAGCAGGCTATTGATTTGGGTTCGCTCTACACGGATGCCAATAACGACAAGCTGACCTATACCATCGTCACCGCTGATCCGGACGAACGATTTGTCGCCACGATTCAAGACGCGGCTCTAAAGCTGTCACCAGAGAAAAGTGGCACATCAGAAATCACCATTACCGCCACAGATACGGAAGGAGCAAGCGTCACAGGTCCGCTCGTCATTACCGTGCACTCGGTATGGGATCGCTACATCACCATCGGCGTGATTGTGTTGCTCGTAGCCGCGATCAGCTACGGTGTTTACCTGCTTACACGTCCCAAGCCTGACTTTGTCGGTCGTCTGGAGGGATATTTCATGCACACGGCTAGTGGCAACGACATCCCTGTCAAGTTTTGGCCTCTCGCCTCCTTTGGCAAGAAGCAGAGGATCACGTTGCAGGAGCTGTTCACCAGTTTGGATGTGAATGAGCATTTACCCGAAGCGCAGAAGATTTACTTCCAGCCGGGAAAAAATCAGACGCTGCTCTTGGTCAATCATAGTCACTGCACAGTTGAGCGGGGCAAGGAAACCATGCCCCGACATAAAAAGCTCGTTCTCCAATACAACGACAAGGTGTATGTGACCTTCGAGGATCGGATGACCGAGATCGAAATTCGCTTTAAGAAATCGTCTAGCGAGGAAGCTTCCTAA
- a CDS encoding transcriptional regulator, whose protein sequence is MDIINQTNRTMLFEEINPEKLDLITIVGDVKGIDSLSDDKIKEINEHLLVRSFDEFLDKFSPSVYSFYNAANQKVMYTLKKPDGIAEDAISEIKIDQSNDFLKMLFTLIDTKRSQGITNVDFKFENLLDMISPKKVMDDIRQVRKEIHYLYGHYEKLDDGDPKKLDLGDKLNTMFEDASKNYNNVMAMLPLAIEDIKTRLLLGGAQEENQSEAIQIGMLTIGEDGELKIIEAPKSDSRELMVLDENSGNGLMNVFEEDYESITETPSSYVKDLVVRTFCPLPTVHTEVNIETEVQNYNTYLEFYKNAKDDFVKTVKPLVEKILGVKMFFDQYVTKNKGMQPAMLITNTKLDMLVKSSNIPRLETYLNTVNAKNDFTDTIWFGIVPSVDMDSAGKAQVTRERFRGNEKVVKQDGNTMESLTMLLQVVKDFKVQVFFSFSTGEETTFNSMATAGIDKYIDKCGILVRKEFSEFAIPCIPNFTIIPKDKSGVVIDSRMLQTEDGVKLSQEKEDILKLWIEGVYVGASYVAAGVVAAYQCPEYLRETFKVVSREYPGVRFDIEAGENGLRAVTTMAKEISGFTNNIKDSINRKNFGFVFSSENAQIQGKDIKRITVYKARSLAMAEDGFDSIYKTLVSTYIERILRFQTGDFKHDNIVKFFSNNPSSQKSKWLGTRGFVNSIIHDGDDMSYIIDDKSNLCHIDLVFNGNVKNLEVTITKGTTPVKA, encoded by the coding sequence ATGGACATTATTAACCAGACCAACCGAACCATGCTGTTCGAAGAGATCAACCCGGAAAAATTGGACCTGATCACCATTGTTGGAGATGTAAAAGGTATCGACAGTCTCAGCGACGACAAGATCAAGGAGATCAACGAGCATCTTCTCGTGCGCAGCTTCGATGAGTTTTTGGACAAGTTCTCCCCGAGCGTGTATTCGTTCTACAATGCCGCGAATCAAAAAGTGATGTACACCTTGAAAAAGCCTGACGGAATTGCAGAGGATGCGATTTCCGAGATCAAGATCGATCAGAGCAACGACTTCTTGAAAATGCTGTTTACCCTGATTGATACGAAGCGCAGCCAAGGGATCACCAACGTGGATTTCAAATTCGAGAATTTGCTCGATATGATTTCCCCGAAAAAAGTGATGGATGACATTCGTCAGGTGCGCAAAGAGATTCACTACTTGTACGGCCATTACGAAAAGCTCGATGATGGCGATCCGAAGAAGCTCGATCTCGGTGACAAGCTGAACACGATGTTCGAGGATGCCAGCAAAAACTACAACAACGTCATGGCGATGCTGCCGCTGGCGATTGAAGATATCAAAACACGACTGCTCTTGGGCGGCGCTCAAGAGGAGAACCAATCCGAGGCGATTCAGATCGGGATGCTGACGATTGGGGAAGACGGAGAACTGAAGATCATCGAGGCACCGAAGAGTGACAGCCGCGAGCTGATGGTTCTGGATGAAAACAGCGGAAACGGACTGATGAACGTTTTCGAAGAGGATTACGAGTCGATCACTGAGACGCCATCCTCCTATGTGAAAGATCTCGTGGTGCGCACCTTCTGCCCGCTGCCGACGGTACATACCGAAGTCAACATTGAGACAGAAGTACAAAACTACAATACGTATCTCGAGTTTTACAAAAACGCCAAGGACGACTTCGTAAAAACGGTGAAGCCGTTGGTTGAGAAAATTTTGGGCGTGAAGATGTTCTTCGATCAATACGTGACCAAGAACAAAGGCATGCAGCCAGCTATGCTGATCACGAATACGAAGCTCGACATGCTCGTGAAGTCCAGCAACATTCCACGTCTGGAGACTTATCTGAACACGGTCAATGCGAAAAACGACTTCACAGATACGATCTGGTTCGGAATCGTTCCATCTGTTGATATGGATTCCGCCGGAAAAGCACAAGTGACTCGCGAGCGTTTCCGTGGGAACGAAAAAGTCGTCAAGCAGGACGGCAATACGATGGAATCGCTCACCATGCTGCTCCAAGTCGTCAAGGACTTCAAAGTGCAAGTGTTCTTCAGCTTCAGTACAGGTGAAGAAACAACCTTCAACAGCATGGCGACAGCGGGCATTGATAAATACATCGACAAGTGCGGAATTCTGGTGCGCAAGGAATTCAGTGAATTCGCAATCCCGTGCATTCCGAACTTCACGATTATTCCCAAAGATAAATCAGGAGTTGTCATCGACAGCAGAATGCTGCAAACCGAAGACGGCGTGAAGCTGTCCCAGGAAAAAGAAGACATCCTGAAGCTGTGGATCGAGGGTGTTTATGTCGGTGCCAGCTATGTAGCGGCTGGTGTTGTGGCAGCGTACCAGTGTCCAGAGTACTTGCGTGAAACATTCAAAGTGGTTAGCCGCGAATATCCGGGTGTGCGCTTTGACATCGAAGCAGGTGAAAATGGATTGCGCGCCGTTACCACAATGGCCAAAGAAATCTCCGGCTTCACCAACAACATCAAAGATTCCATCAACCGCAAAAACTTTGGATTCGTCTTCTCTTCGGAAAATGCACAAATCCAAGGAAAAGATATCAAGCGCATTACGGTGTACAAGGCACGCAGCCTCGCTATGGCAGAGGACGGCTTTGATTCCATCTACAAGACACTTGTCAGCACCTATATCGAGCGGATTCTCCGCTTCCAGACGGGTGATTTCAAACACGACAACATCGTGAAGTTCTTCAGTAACAATCCGAGCAGCCAAAAAAGCAAATGGCTGGGCACACGCGGCTTCGTGAACTCCATCATTCACGACGGCGATGACATGAGCTACATCATCGATGACAAGAGCAATCTGTGCCATATCGATCTGGTGTTCAACGGCAATGTGAAAAACCTGGAGGTCACCATCACCAAAGGAACGACTCCGGTTAAAGCATAG
- a CDS encoding J domain-containing protein, with protein MKNYYGILGLTKQASMNDIKKAYRQLAKQHHPDVNAGSMESERIFKEITEAYQTLQDPALREAYNARYEAFQQKKQQQTSHTSSTKQGQSKQQAQSAPGVNFEDFGSTFERFFGFHPKTGEINPNTMKSDKKNPLDTTDMFEQFFRMKKK; from the coding sequence ATGAAAAATTATTACGGGATTCTGGGGCTAACCAAACAAGCTTCCATGAATGACATCAAAAAAGCATACCGTCAACTGGCAAAGCAGCATCATCCGGATGTCAATGCCGGGAGCATGGAGTCAGAGCGAATCTTTAAAGAAATTACCGAGGCCTATCAGACATTGCAGGACCCGGCTTTGCGCGAGGCGTACAACGCGCGTTATGAAGCTTTTCAGCAGAAGAAGCAACAACAGACCAGTCATACAAGCAGCACAAAACAAGGACAAAGCAAGCAGCAAGCGCAGTCTGCACCAGGTGTGAACTTCGAAGATTTTGGGAGCACCTTTGAACGATTTTTTGGTTTTCATCCGAAGACAGGCGAGATTAATCCAAACACCATGAAATCTGACAAGAAAAATCCACTGGATACGACGGATATGTTTGAACAGTTTTTCCGTATGAAGAAAAAATAA
- a CDS encoding FHA domain-containing protein, whose protein sequence is MAKKKGYQKSIRVKLIELLISILVISALIYVFGYTDSNALKIFTGIAFGLFLFGVIIVRFGSPDEPEPKKADGVTKLVLLDEEGESVKEWFIQGETSLLIGKSSEQNEVDIDLADAEYAALISKQHAVLNQASGDWFIEDIHSKNGTGIKQPNKRDKSRLEIEQPHKVKTGDIIYIANTRLLLK, encoded by the coding sequence GTGGCGAAGAAAAAAGGGTACCAAAAGTCCATCAGAGTGAAGCTCATAGAGCTGTTGATTTCCATTCTTGTGATTAGTGCACTCATTTATGTCTTTGGTTATACAGACAGCAACGCTCTGAAAATTTTTACAGGAATTGCCTTCGGACTCTTTTTGTTCGGGGTCATAATCGTCAGATTCGGAAGCCCCGACGAACCGGAGCCAAAGAAAGCGGATGGCGTCACCAAATTGGTTCTACTGGATGAAGAGGGAGAGAGCGTAAAGGAGTGGTTCATCCAAGGGGAGACATCTCTTTTGATCGGCAAAAGCTCCGAGCAAAACGAGGTCGATATCGACTTGGCGGACGCGGAATACGCTGCCTTGATCAGCAAGCAGCATGCGGTTTTGAATCAAGCGTCCGGGGACTGGTTCATCGAGGATATTCATTCCAAAAACGGCACTGGCATCAAGCAGCCGAACAAACGTGACAAGAGCAGACTGGAGATTGAACAGCCGCATAAAGTGAAGACTGGCGACATCATTTACATAGCCAATACCCGCTTGTTGTTGAAATAA
- a CDS encoding FHA domain-containing protein translates to MSLTRCANGHMFSTRKHGSTCPYCSMVVEPGAKPDNKALARVADDDKTMPYLGETEGIEPVTGWLVCIEGPQQGQDYRIMAEKNFIGRAEDMHIRIVGDNTISRRNHAVIVYDPKKRNFYLLPGDASGLAYHNNEAVYTPVELTAYDVLQLGKSTFIFIPLCGVHFEWDNSNKGKE, encoded by the coding sequence ATGAGTTTGACAAGATGCGCGAATGGTCACATGTTTAGCACCAGAAAACACGGAAGCACCTGCCCTTATTGCAGTATGGTCGTTGAGCCTGGGGCAAAACCTGACAACAAAGCACTGGCGAGAGTGGCGGACGACGATAAGACGATGCCATACCTGGGGGAAACAGAAGGGATCGAGCCTGTTACCGGATGGCTGGTATGTATTGAGGGACCGCAACAAGGTCAAGATTACCGCATTATGGCAGAGAAGAACTTCATCGGTCGGGCAGAGGATATGCATATCCGAATCGTCGGAGACAACACGATCTCTCGCCGCAATCATGCGGTGATAGTCTACGATCCGAAAAAACGCAACTTTTATTTGCTCCCGGGTGATGCGTCGGGGCTTGCTTATCATAACAATGAAGCAGTGTACACACCAGTCGAGCTTACTGCGTACGATGTGCTCCAGCTCGGAAAGAGTACATTTATTTTCATCCCGCTATGCGGTGTTCACTTCGAGTGGGACAACTCCAACAAAGGCAAGGAATGA
- a CDS encoding PP2C family protein-serine/threonine phosphatase: MFQQGAIPYLVVLGVIIAITLLFRLRAALIQQEKNPVIQIGNGQTIGRREEQDDYFSTATSSHGTIAVLADGISGLANGRLASTLAVTTFIREFTKLDNPKHMSLFFSRAASLANSEILQTLRGSRGGTTLVAGVIVEDKLYWGAVGDSIITVFRNGEFIPINQKDIYESVLEARFLSGEITKDEALEHPQKKQLINYLGYDNFQNIEIGREPFPLEKGDKVILCSDGVYDTLTEMELEQILFQNIAAHDAADQIIEAVESKQKANQDNATILILEKGW, encoded by the coding sequence ATGTTTCAACAGGGCGCAATCCCGTATCTGGTCGTCCTTGGCGTAATCATTGCCATTACTCTATTGTTTCGTCTGCGTGCAGCTTTGATCCAGCAAGAAAAGAATCCCGTCATCCAGATCGGAAATGGACAGACGATCGGCAGACGAGAAGAACAGGATGATTACTTTTCTACAGCAACATCGTCTCATGGGACGATTGCGGTCTTGGCTGATGGTATCAGTGGACTGGCTAACGGTAGACTTGCTTCGACGCTTGCTGTGACTACATTTATCCGCGAGTTTACAAAGCTGGACAACCCGAAGCATATGTCCCTTTTCTTTTCCCGGGCTGCTTCTCTTGCGAATTCGGAGATTTTGCAGACGCTGAGAGGAAGTCGGGGTGGAACAACGTTGGTCGCTGGCGTAATTGTAGAGGACAAGCTGTATTGGGGAGCAGTTGGAGACAGTATCATTACCGTTTTCCGGAATGGGGAATTCATCCCGATCAATCAAAAAGACATTTATGAGTCGGTGCTGGAGGCGCGTTTTCTGTCCGGTGAGATTACGAAGGACGAGGCGCTGGAGCATCCGCAGAAAAAACAGCTGATCAATTACTTGGGCTACGACAACTTTCAAAATATTGAAATTGGTCGTGAGCCATTTCCGCTTGAAAAGGGAGACAAGGTCATTCTCTGTAGTGACGGCGTCTACGATACGTTAACCGAGATGGAGCTCGAGCAGATTTTGTTCCAAAATATCGCTGCCCATGACGCGGCTGACCAAATCATTGAAGCGGTGGAAAGCAAGCAAAAAGCCAATCAGGACAACGCAACCATTCTCATCCTGGAAAAAGGCTGGTAA